A single Drechmeria coniospora strain ARSEF 6962 chromosome 03, whole genome shotgun sequence DNA region contains:
- a CDS encoding putative MRD1, which translates to MATSRVFVKGLPPNITEADFRRHFSAQGREVTDVKLISQRRIGYVGYKSSDDASRAVKYFHKSYIRMSKLSVELAKAISDPTLAKNHKFPSPTVAPAGHGGQQLAVDHDANPKKRKREEPERPDPNLREFLQVMKARREGVVDADESTIETPGTGAMIVPEGESDDEYDHIPASKKTSKSARPLASQKRRDNDEAHQAPPRDMKAHDASPADDAGRAPEPPEPPERPEQATDNKSLAADATDDDWLRSRTSRLLDLVDPDDLMTDTAPRPQQGSVEQDTGNDRGTSHSSDELMRDVAHDAAAASAVEEIATDDAVEAISKTSRLFVRNLAYSTTEGDIRDAFEKFGHLQEVHLPTNAAGSIKGFALVLFVDAADAVRAFQAMDGATFQGRILHIIPATARREQGLDEYGLSKLPVKKQNLIRKKATAASTAFSWNSLYMNQDAVNSSVASRLGVSKAELLDPTSADAAIKQAIAETTVIQDTKAFFAANGVDLEAFKSQKRGDRTILVKNFPFGTTMDELRRMFEEFGPVLKVLMPPSGTIAIVHYAQANHAKAAFGRLAYRRIKDSVLFLEKGPKDLLKDDQLETVTPADSQPSTGVQKLTVGDLLSTGERTDEADTTSLFVRNLNFATTTSRLAEAFGALDGFVSARVKTKMDAKKPGQTLSMGFGFVAFRSKSQAQAALKVMDGHVLDGHALGVKASHKGHDAAEERRRDDRAKKTAAQRTKIVIKNLPFQATKKDIRTLFGTYGQLRSVRVPRKADHTARGFAFADFVTPREAENALNALRDTHFLGRRLVLDYAEAEAVDAEEEIEKMQRKIGGQAHKVALQQLTGGGRKKFNIGNDGEDDEE; encoded by the exons ATGGCCACGTCAAGGGTATTTGTCAAGGGCCTCCCCCCAAACATCACAGAGGCCGATTTCCGAAGACACTTTTCTGCTCAGGGCCGCGAAGTCACCGATGTCAAGCTGATATCGCAGCGACGCATTGGCTATGTTGGATACAAGAGCTCCGACGACGCATCACGCGCCGTCAAGTACTTTCACAAGTCATACATTCGCATGTCAAAGCTCTCCGTCGAGCTCGCAAAGGCT ATTTCAGACCCGACCCTTGCCAAAAACCACAAATTCCCCTCCCCAACCGTTGCTCCTGCTGGCCATGGTGGTCAGCAGCTGGCTGTTGACCATGATGCAAACCCGAAGAAGCGGAAGCGGGAGGAGCCGGAGCGTCCGGACCCCAATCTGCGCGAGTTCCTCCAAGTCATGAAGGCCAGAAGGGAAGGCGTTGTTGATGCAGATGAATCAACCATTGAAACCCCTGGGACTGGGGCAATGATTGTTCCAGAGGGCGAGAGTGACGACGAATATGACCATATACCGGCGAGTAAAAAGACGTCAAAGAGTGCTCGTCCTCTAGCGAGCCAAAAGAGACGCGACAACGACGAGGCCCACCAGGCGCCACCAAGGGATATGAAAGCACATGATGCATCGCCGGCAGACGATGCCGGCAGGGCACCTGAGCCCCCCGAGCCCCCTGAGCGCCCCGAGCAAGCGACCGACAACAAGTCACTGGCGGCTGACGCTACGGACGACGATTGGCTGCGGTCGCGAACAAGCAGGCTGCTCGATCTTGTAGATCCTGACGACCTTATGACCGATACCGCGCCAAGGCCCCAGCAGGGATCCGTCGAGCAAGACACTGGGAACGATAGGGGCACGTCTCATTCCTCGGACGAGTTGATGCGCGACGTGGCccatgacgccgccgccgcctccgccgtcgaggaaatTGCAACGGATGATGCAGTCGAAGCAATCTCCAAGACGTCTCGGCTCTTTGTCCGCAACCTGGCCTACAGCACCACCGAAGGGGACATCCGTGATGCGTTCGAGAAGTTCGGACATTTGCAAGAG GTACATTTGCCCACCAACGCGGCGGGGTCCATCAAAGGGTTTGCCCTTGTGCTGTtcgtcgatgctgccgacgccgtgaGAGCATTCCAGGCGATGGATGGGGCAACGTTTCAGGGGCGAATTCTTCACATCATTCCAGCCACTGCCAGGAGGGAGCAGGGGCTGGACGAGTATGGACTCTCCAAGCTCCCGGTGAAAAAACAAAACTTGATTCGTAAGAaggccacggcggcctcgacggcgttcaGCTGGAATTCGCTCTACATGAATCAGGACGCCGTCAACAGCTCCGTCGCCAGCCGGCTCGGTGTCTCAAAAGCCGAGCTTCTGGACCCTACCTCGGCGGATGCCGCCATCAAGCAGGCCATCGCGGAGACGACCGTCATCCAGGATACCAaggccttcttcgccgccaacGGGGTAGATCTGGAGGCATTCAAGTCGCAAAAGCGGGGCGACAGAACCATACTGGTCAAGAACTTCCCGTTTGGCACCACCATGGACGAGCTCCGACGCATGTTCGAGGAGTTTGGACCGGTGCTCAAGGTTCTGATGCCTCCGAGTGGCACAATAGCGATTGTCCACTACGCGCAGGCAAATCACGCCAAGGCGGCGTTTGGCAGACTCGCCTACCGACGCATCAAGGATAGCGTGCTCTTCTTGGAGAAGGGGCCCAAGGACCTGCTAAAAGATGACCAGTTGGAGACGGTGACGCCTGCCGATAGCCAGCCGTCGACCGGGGTCCAAAAGTTAACGGTCGGGGACCTGCTGTCGACGGGCGAGAGGACGGATGAGGCGGACACGACCTCCTTATTCGTCCGCAATTTAAACTTCGCCACGACCACTAGCAGGCTGGCCGAAGCGTTTGGGGCCCTCGACGGGTTCGTGTCGGCACGGGTCAAGACAAAAATGGATGCCAAGAAGCCCGGCCAGACTCTGAGCATgggcttcggcttcgtcgctTTTCGGAGCAAGTCCCAGGCGCAGGCGGCGCTCAAGGTCATGGACGGCCATGTGCTGGACGGTCACGCACTCGGCGTGAAGGCGTCCCACAAGGGccacgacgcggccgaggagaggcgGCGGGACGACCGGGccaagaagacggcggcgcagaGGACAAAGATCGTCATCAAGAACCTCCCCTTCCAAGCCACGAAGAAGGACATCCGGACCCTGTTTGGGACCTACGGCCAACTTAGATCTGTCCGCGTTCCAAGGAAGGCGGACCACACGGCAAGGGGCTTTGCGTTTGCAGATTTCGTGACGCCACGGGAGGCGGAGAATGCGCTGAACGCCCTGCGGGACACGCACTTCCTGGGCCGCCGGCTGGTGCTGGACtacgccgaagccgaggcggtcgacgccgaggaggagatcgAGAAGATGCAACGGAAAATAGGAGGGCAGGCCCATAAGGTGGCCCTTCAGCAGCTTACGGGTGGAGGGAGGAAGAAGTTCAATATTGGCAACGAcggggaggacgacgaggagtaA